The proteins below come from a single Catenulispora sp. MAP5-51 genomic window:
- a CDS encoding response regulator — MAHPAEPRFDGEKVLIVDDDPRGAFALGSALSARGLTIVRAASGSDGLHAVEHDPTIRAVLMDVTMPGLDGYTTAARMRELDHGAATPIIAVTFEATAADQAKALAAGMDAHVPKPVDVTRLLRVLAELMD, encoded by the coding sequence ATGGCGCACCCTGCCGAACCTCGCTTCGACGGCGAGAAGGTCCTGATCGTGGACGACGACCCGCGCGGGGCCTTCGCGCTCGGCAGCGCGCTCAGTGCCCGCGGCCTGACGATCGTGCGGGCCGCCAGCGGCAGCGACGGCCTGCACGCGGTCGAGCACGACCCGACGATCCGCGCGGTCCTGATGGACGTCACGATGCCCGGCCTGGACGGCTACACCACCGCGGCCCGCATGCGCGAGCTCGACCACGGCGCGGCCACCCCGATCATCGCGGTGACGTTCGAGGCCACGGCCGCCGACCAGGCCAAGGCGCTGGCCGCCGGGATGGACGCGCACGTGCCCAAGCCGGTGGACGTCACGCGGCTGCTGCGGGTGCTGGCGGAGCTGATGGACTAG